In the genome of Puntigrus tetrazona isolate hp1 chromosome 8, ASM1883169v1, whole genome shotgun sequence, the window ttaatctgTCTAgtagtaattattaattataatggTATTCCGATTCAAATGTTCTGTAACAGCTACTTgacaaacatttattgtttgtttgtagtgTGATACAGCTTTATCAAAGGAATTATATCAATTATCACTGTTATTTTCTCTTTACAATGACTATGAGTCAATGATGTTTCTGCAGATACATCAGGTtggacagaaaaacacaagaaagCATATTTAAATCTCTTCTTTGTCAGTTTCTTGATTGATAGAGACAGTAGCCCGTGTCTCTATTATGATCAAACTATATGCTCTTTAACCATTTACCCGGTGAAGCCGATCTCTTAAATGTTCAGTCACCAGAATATTTAATACTATAATGTTCTCAAATGTTCAGAGGATGTGATATGTGGGAAGTGacataaatcaaacaaaaaaaaaagagaagtgaatgaataaatacgtAATGATATGTACAAAACAGTTATTGTCAGCTTTATAGAAAGTGTAGTATTTTCCACTGTATATGTAACATGGCAACCTGtgatttaaatgattacataattatatttatctgtGCAGTATTTAACTAGAAAGACTGTAAAGGTCGCTACTTTGTTAAGAAAAACACACCAGCCTTGAGAatgtatttaacaatattttgggACAATCTGCATGGTAGCTAAattgttaatgaaaatgtatggtttgttgTCTTTCACGCAAGCATCGCTTCATTCGGTGCTGTAACTGAAGGTATGATGGACACATACACTATTCAAGACGTTCAAGACAAGACATATAATCTATTCAAGCCCAGCataccatttaaaatgaacatttcaacTTGACATGATGATAGatcttcatttttatgtatactgCTTTGATGTGGTTGTCAtgtttaagtgtttgtttgttcttgtACTTAGAAATCAGCCGCAATAATTTTCTGACGTGTATAAAAAGGCTGTACTTCCTTTTTCCTTCAGCTGTTCGTCATGGTCTTATGTTTAAAGAATTCGTTCCTCAATTCGACacgaaaaaaatacaaagttgTCCAGAGTTCagctttttaaacaatatttgaaatatcacAGAGGAAAATGAAGctggttttctttcttcttgtcCTCTTGGAGAACGGTgagagtgtttttttgtttttgtcgttgttgtttagttttttttttagagtattAGAATATGGAGCATTAGACCGAATGCATAGGATTGTTCTAGGTTGTAATTCTCTATTCAAATTCAATATGATACAACTAATCAATTTTAAccacataaatgtatttttaaaaattaaataataacattattgtcTAATTGTCATAATAAcactacaaataaaacacaatattttaagcaacaaTAAACAATGCTACTATGTTTATCACCACTGTTTTTGAGAGAATTTAatgtttagtgatttttttttgttttttgtttttttaggattGAATTTAACAGCAGAGCTCCATGTGCTTTATTCTTCAcaggaaattattttaaaatatttcttttacccatattataatatttataaaataggtTGTTGTAAGATTAATTTGTTGGGATGCTACTCCTTTGTGAACAATAGAGGACAATTTGCCTCCCAGTATGAAGGAAGAGCATTCATTACTAACTATAATGGCGGATTTGAGGTAAAAATTACAAACCTGAGCATAACGGATGCTGGAAGATACAGATGTGGAGTCATAGGCATCCCTGAAACCTATGAAGATGTTCAAGTTACAATTTCTGGTATGATGATTCAATGTTTGCTTTCAGTGATTCAAGGTTGAGAAATTACTTGTACTCACTTGCGGTTtgtattgtttgatttttagttaatagattgtaataataataataataatatgcaaatacattcaaaatatatatatatattttctacaaaTAGATTTAACAAGTAACAACATATTACACAGCTCCTCTCTCACCAATATCCTCGATCAAATCAACTGTCTGGCCCTCTTCTTCTCCCTCTACACCAATTGTTTCAGAGGACGACAAAGATAAATTAAGGTACATTTTGTCACAGTCACGAACCCTTTATACttcctgtttttaattgttattaatctGCGTAACACAATACATTGGGCAGTGACGGCTGGAGAGCATCCTACACGCTAGCTGCTGTTTTAAGTGCTCTGGTGTTTGCTGTCATCTCAGTCACACTGCTTGTCTGCCGTCTAAAGGCCAGGGTGAAGAAATCCACAGGTAGGTGAACGCACGGGAATGAATTTCATTCATCTATGGAATTTTTGGTTGAACGCATTCTCTTTGTCTGCCTGCAGATGAAAGTGAAATTTATGATTCTCCTAACACTACCCTGGTAAGCAGCTAAACGTACTGTATCTTCTCCATTAACCACAAGTATTCAGTCCCTTAGCAAAGACTTATGTGTAGACAACAGCATATGTAGCAGAAGTCTAGAAATTCTTACAGATTATGGTTGTATTTGTGGTTTTTCATATGTAACTCCCACTTCTAATAATAAGTTTGTCAGCCATGTGCTATAAATAAGGTTTAATCTGAGATGATGAATAATTAGTATAGCCACAACTTTATAGCTTATTCTGTAATTACCGTCATCATGCTGAACAGGTAAAATTACAttgtatggatggatggatgga includes:
- the LOC122350223 gene encoding uncharacterized protein LOC122350223 isoform X1, with amino-acid sequence MKLVFFLLVLLENGLNLTAELHVLYSSQEIILKYFFYPYYNIYKIGCCKINLLGCYSFVNNRGQFASQYEGRAFITNYNGGFEVKITNLSITDAGRYRCGVIGIPETYEDVQVTISAPLSPISSIKSTVWPSSSPSTPIVSEDDKDKLSDGWRASYTLAAVLSALVFAVISVTLLVCRLKARVKKSTDESEIYDSPNTTLEQNGIIYTMVEFKPFQDPSELYANLQIHNPKDTDAESNSTVTVEESVLYSTIMRAPR
- the LOC122350223 gene encoding uncharacterized protein LOC122350223 isoform X2; translation: MCFILHRGQFASQYEGRAFITNYNGGFEVKITNLSITDAGRYRCGVIGIPETYEDVQVTISAPLSPISSIKSTVWPSSSPSTPIVSEDDKDKLSDGWRASYTLAAVLSALVFAVISVTLLVCRLKARVKKSTDESEIYDSPNTTLEQNGIIYTMVEFKPFQDPSELYANLQIHNPKDTDAESNSTVTVEESVLYSTIMRAPR